One segment of Paraburkholderia caribensis DNA contains the following:
- a CDS encoding efflux RND transporter permease subunit, which yields MLKIVRLALVRPYTFIVLALLILIAGPLAALRTPTDIFPDIRIPVISVVWSYTGLQPDDMSGRIVTYYERTLGTTVNDVEHIESQSFRGYGIVKIFFQPNVDIRTATAQVTSVSQTVLKQMPPGTTPPQILNYNASTVPVLQIALTSNKLDEQKLADYATNYIRPQLLSVPGVAIPTPYGGKTREVQIDLDPQALQARQLSAQDVANALAQQNQIVPAGTEKIGPFEYNIKLNNSPIALAELNDLPIKSVGGSTIYIRDVAHVRDGFPPQTNIVRVNGQRAVLMSILKNGNASTLDIIAGVKAKLPIVEATLPSSLKIVTLADQSTFVKGAVSGVAREGVIAAALTSLMILLFLGSWRSTLIIAASIPLAVLSAIAALAALGETLNVMTLGGLALAVGILVDDATVTIENINWHLEQGKDVRSAILDGAAQIVTPAFVSLLCICIVFVPMLLLNGIARYLFVPMAEAVIFAMVASFILSRTFVPMMAAYLLRPHASDGHASGELCAVMAAHGAMDHVIPSRNPLVRLQRGFEHRFERLRRIYRVLLGLALTSRLRFVTGFMVAVIGSLAVLSPWLGRNFFPDIDSGAIVVHMRGPSGTRIEDTAALADRVEDVIREIVPSDQLASITDNLGLPNSGINLTYNNSGTTGPQDGDILVSLRPDHAPTSGYVKTLRTKLPRTFPGVTFAFLPADIVSQILNFGAPAPIDVQVAGPNQAANHRYAIELLRKIRLIGGVADPRIQQASNYPEFTVRVDRSRADQLGITESNVTDSLVASLSGTSQVAPSFWLNSHNGVSYPIVAQTPQYRMTSLSALSNLTVSGADGRSQLLGAIASITRGAGDLVISHYNIMPLYDVFATMQGRDLGAVAASIQHVLHATAKDLPKGSTVTLRGQVQTMNGAFTGLLLGLGAAVLLIYLLIVVNFHSWSDALVIVSALPAALAGIVWMLFTTQTPLSVPALTGAILCMGVATANSILVVSFARERLAVGGDPLVAALEAGFTRFRPVLMTALAMIIGMTPMALGMGDGGEQNAPLGRAVIGGLMCATCATLLFVPVIFSLVHRNDRPQPAQCSLTSNDRGESHVH from the coding sequence ATGCTGAAAATTGTCCGGTTAGCGCTGGTCCGGCCTTATACCTTCATCGTTCTCGCTCTGCTCATCCTGATTGCCGGCCCCCTCGCCGCGCTACGCACACCCACCGACATCTTCCCCGACATCCGCATTCCCGTTATCAGCGTTGTCTGGAGCTACACCGGCCTTCAGCCGGACGACATGTCCGGCCGCATCGTCACGTATTACGAGCGCACGCTCGGCACGACGGTCAACGATGTCGAGCATATCGAGTCCCAATCGTTTCGTGGCTACGGCATCGTGAAGATCTTCTTCCAGCCTAACGTTGACATCCGCACGGCCACTGCGCAGGTGACGTCGGTCTCGCAGACAGTTCTAAAGCAGATGCCGCCCGGCACGACCCCGCCGCAGATTCTGAACTACAACGCGTCGACTGTTCCCGTGCTGCAGATCGCCCTGACAAGTAACAAGCTCGACGAACAGAAGCTCGCTGACTACGCGACGAACTACATCCGGCCGCAACTACTCAGCGTTCCGGGCGTTGCAATCCCAACGCCTTATGGCGGCAAGACACGTGAAGTGCAGATCGACCTCGACCCACAAGCGCTCCAGGCCAGACAGCTCTCGGCTCAGGATGTTGCGAATGCGCTTGCACAACAGAACCAGATCGTCCCCGCCGGTACCGAGAAGATTGGCCCGTTTGAGTACAACATCAAGCTGAATAACAGCCCGATCGCGCTCGCGGAGCTCAACGATCTGCCGATCAAAAGCGTGGGGGGCTCGACGATCTATATCCGCGATGTCGCACATGTGCGCGACGGCTTTCCACCGCAGACCAACATAGTGCGCGTCAACGGCCAGCGCGCCGTGCTGATGAGCATACTGAAGAACGGTAACGCCTCGACCCTGGACATCATCGCCGGCGTTAAAGCAAAGTTACCGATCGTCGAGGCCACGCTGCCGTCCTCGCTTAAGATCGTGACCCTGGCTGATCAGTCGACGTTCGTCAAAGGTGCTGTTAGCGGCGTCGCCCGTGAGGGCGTGATCGCAGCCGCGCTGACGTCACTGATGATCCTGCTCTTTCTCGGTAGTTGGCGCTCAACGCTCATCATCGCAGCATCGATCCCGCTTGCCGTGTTAAGTGCGATCGCCGCGCTCGCGGCCTTGGGTGAAACACTGAATGTGATGACGCTAGGCGGCCTCGCCCTGGCGGTCGGAATTCTAGTCGATGACGCGACCGTCACGATCGAAAATATCAACTGGCATCTTGAACAGGGCAAAGACGTACGCTCCGCGATTCTCGACGGCGCTGCTCAGATCGTCACGCCCGCCTTCGTCTCATTGCTTTGCATCTGCATCGTATTCGTCCCGATGTTGCTGCTGAACGGCATCGCGCGCTATCTGTTCGTGCCGATGGCAGAGGCCGTCATCTTTGCGATGGTCGCATCGTTCATCTTGTCGCGCACGTTCGTCCCGATGATGGCAGCCTATCTGTTGCGACCCCATGCTTCAGATGGCCACGCGTCTGGCGAGCTTTGCGCCGTGATGGCGGCACACGGCGCAATGGATCACGTGATACCGTCGCGCAACCCACTCGTTCGCCTGCAACGCGGGTTTGAACACCGCTTCGAGCGCTTGCGCAGAATTTACCGTGTGCTGCTCGGGCTCGCTCTGACGAGCCGCCTGCGTTTCGTCACGGGTTTCATGGTAGCCGTGATCGGCTCGCTGGCGGTGCTTTCGCCATGGCTCGGCCGCAATTTCTTTCCCGACATCGATTCGGGGGCAATTGTCGTTCACATGCGCGGACCTTCTGGCACGCGTATCGAAGACACGGCCGCGCTGGCCGACCGCGTCGAGGATGTCATACGCGAAATTGTCCCGTCCGACCAGTTGGCCAGCATCACGGACAATCTCGGTCTGCCGAACAGCGGCATCAATCTGACTTACAACAATAGCGGTACCACGGGACCGCAAGACGGCGACATACTGGTGTCCCTGCGCCCCGACCATGCTCCAACGTCCGGTTATGTGAAGACGTTGCGTACGAAACTGCCGCGCACCTTTCCTGGGGTGACGTTCGCGTTCCTGCCCGCGGACATCGTTAGCCAGATTCTCAATTTCGGAGCACCGGCACCCATAGACGTGCAAGTCGCGGGTCCCAATCAGGCCGCGAACCACCGCTATGCGATCGAGCTGTTACGCAAGATCAGGCTGATTGGTGGTGTCGCCGACCCACGTATACAGCAGGCGTCTAACTACCCCGAATTTACCGTGAGAGTGGACCGTTCGCGGGCCGACCAGCTTGGCATTACCGAATCCAATGTGACCGACTCCCTTGTCGCGAGCCTCTCGGGCACGAGCCAGGTCGCGCCATCGTTCTGGCTCAACTCGCACAACGGCGTGTCCTATCCAATCGTTGCACAGACACCCCAGTACCGGATGACGTCCTTGTCCGCCCTCTCCAATCTCACAGTCAGCGGCGCCGATGGCCGGTCGCAACTGCTCGGTGCGATTGCATCGATTACGCGCGGTGCCGGCGATCTCGTGATTTCGCACTACAACATCATGCCGCTCTATGACGTCTTCGCCACGATGCAGGGGCGCGACCTGGGAGCCGTCGCCGCTTCGATCCAGCATGTGCTCCATGCCACGGCCAAAGACCTGCCCAAGGGCTCGACTGTCACGCTGCGCGGCCAGGTACAGACAATGAATGGCGCATTCACCGGGTTGCTGCTTGGCCTGGGCGCTGCTGTGCTGCTGATCTATTTGCTGATCGTCGTGAATTTCCATTCATGGAGCGATGCGCTGGTCATTGTCAGTGCTCTTCCTGCCGCACTTGCGGGCATCGTGTGGATGCTCTTCACCACGCAGACGCCGTTGTCCGTGCCGGCGTTGACGGGCGCAATTCTTTGCATGGGGGTCGCGACGGCGAACAGCATCCTCGTGGTCAGCTTCGCGCGCGAACGCCTCGCGGTGGGCGGCGACCCGTTGGTCGCGGCGCTGGAAGCGGGCTTTACGCGTTTTCGCCCAGTACTGATGACGGCACTGGCAATGATCATCGGCATGACACCAATGGCGCTCGGCATGGGCGACGGCGGCGAGCAGAATGCGCCGCTCGGGCGAGCCGTCATTGGCGGCCTGATGTGCGCGACCTGCGCGACGCTGTTGTTCGTCCCCGTCATCTTCAGTCTCGTTCATCGAAACGACCGCCCTCAACCTGCTCAATGTTCTCTTACCAGTAACGATCGAGGAGAATCGCATGTCCACTGA
- a CDS encoding sensor histidine kinase: MIDIAQPVGQLRSESQPVEGDAATPGEQLGRQWHTTTFRWLAIFVPVFAVSMAVLIGVIEFSVTRAMERAADAGVRWQLRYFDSVPVSELAATIDSRIEREHRHVNYYGLFDANGRHVAGDMVDMPAGLILDAPGAAHGLTKGVTLTLANGHAALIVRAMGERRGDGKRLIIARSLADVTRVRNELMHAALGGALLCLVASVVACLLLSLHQMRRVADMRRVTALIAGGDLDQRLRVQGRDELDMLAHLVNRMLDEIERVIAEIKTTCDGIAHDLRTPLVRLRLQLASLAEHAAQRGDRVADEIIERLRAEADSVLLRFNAMLRIAEIGSMQRRSGFRPISMNVLAEELVELYSPLAEEKSIQLKYDAVPVNAIHGDRELLIEALGNLLDNAIKFAPAGTRVTLSLHPSLCGPCITIADQGPGIPVGEREAVTKPFYRTQYARNTHIGGTGLGLSIVAAVLRLHDFRMHIGDGCDGKHCGALITIEFWPHMLHPAM; this comes from the coding sequence GTGATCGACATCGCTCAACCTGTTGGTCAACTGAGAAGCGAAAGTCAGCCGGTCGAGGGGGATGCTGCCACGCCCGGGGAACAATTAGGCCGGCAGTGGCACACAACGACCTTTCGATGGCTTGCGATCTTCGTTCCCGTGTTCGCGGTGTCGATGGCGGTGCTGATCGGCGTGATTGAGTTTTCGGTGACTCGTGCAATGGAACGTGCAGCCGACGCCGGCGTGCGATGGCAGTTGCGCTATTTCGATTCGGTACCCGTCAGCGAACTCGCGGCCACGATCGACAGCCGCATCGAGCGCGAGCATCGCCACGTGAACTATTACGGCCTGTTCGACGCGAATGGGCGGCACGTCGCGGGCGACATGGTGGACATGCCCGCGGGGTTGATTCTCGATGCCCCGGGGGCCGCGCACGGCTTGACCAAGGGCGTGACGCTGACACTGGCGAACGGTCATGCGGCTCTGATCGTGAGGGCAATGGGAGAGCGCCGTGGAGACGGAAAGCGGCTCATCATTGCCCGCAGCCTGGCCGATGTGACACGCGTACGCAACGAGCTGATGCACGCAGCGCTGGGAGGAGCGCTGTTATGCCTGGTCGCGAGTGTTGTGGCGTGCCTCCTGCTGAGCTTGCACCAGATGCGCAGGGTGGCGGACATGCGCCGCGTTACGGCGCTCATTGCGGGGGGGGATCTCGATCAGCGGCTGCGGGTGCAGGGGCGCGATGAACTCGATATGCTCGCGCATCTCGTCAATCGGATGCTCGATGAAATCGAGCGTGTGATCGCAGAGATCAAAACTACATGCGATGGCATCGCGCATGACTTGCGCACACCCCTCGTCCGATTACGCCTGCAACTGGCTAGTCTGGCTGAGCATGCGGCGCAGCGCGGTGATAGAGTGGCCGATGAAATAATCGAACGCCTGCGCGCGGAGGCCGATTCGGTATTGTTGCGTTTCAACGCGATGCTGCGCATCGCAGAGATTGGATCGATGCAACGGCGCAGTGGCTTCAGGCCGATATCTATGAACGTACTGGCAGAGGAACTGGTCGAGCTTTACTCGCCGCTCGCTGAAGAAAAGTCCATCCAGTTGAAATACGATGCAGTACCGGTGAATGCTATTCACGGCGACCGTGAACTGCTCATAGAGGCGCTTGGGAACCTGCTCGATAACGCAATCAAGTTTGCACCGGCGGGCACACGTGTCACGCTCAGTTTGCATCCTTCGCTCTGCGGGCCTTGTATCACGATCGCCGACCAGGGGCCTGGCATCCCTGTTGGCGAACGTGAGGCGGTGACGAAACCATTCTACCGCACGCAGTACGCCCGCAATACACATATAGGGGGGACGGGCCTCGGCCTTTCGATCGTCGCCGCGGTATTACGGTTGCACGATTTCCGCATGCACATCGGAGACGGGTGTGATGGAAAGCACTGTGGTGCGTTGATTACGATCGAGTTCTGGCCGCATATGCTGCATCCTGCAATGTAA
- a CDS encoding DUF4148 domain-containing protein, with protein sequence MNRTFRTLACTALLAVTASAFAAGKLTPQQCNDYPFTPLKGPVTHAQLMNELSELESVGYDPSGGGDADYPAPLEEAEHRLHLKYEADCAGAAPSGISAQAESGQ encoded by the coding sequence ATGAATCGAACATTCAGGACGCTAGCGTGCACCGCACTGCTTGCCGTCACAGCCTCTGCATTCGCCGCTGGAAAACTCACGCCCCAGCAGTGCAACGACTATCCGTTCACACCGCTTAAAGGACCCGTCACGCACGCCCAATTGATGAACGAACTGAGCGAACTCGAATCTGTGGGATATGATCCGTCCGGTGGCGGCGATGCTGACTACCCGGCCCCCCTGGAAGAAGCCGAACATCGGCTCCATCTCAAGTACGAAGCGGACTGTGCAGGCGCCGCACCTTCCGGTATTTCGGCACAAGCAGAATCCGGACAATAG
- a CDS encoding porin, giving the protein MKKHLITTAMLSSLIGAAHADDGNSVTLYGVLDVAVGAVEHSADASALFPATVNPVSKVSRQFNHPVYGMFNGGMSDSRWGIRGNENLGGGLHAFFGLESGINVQSGELNNAAGSIAGTNRTVGAASALNGQLFNRGAFVGLRDDTFGSVALGRTTTLGFDTILNYDPVFASQLFSPLGFSGSYSAGGITEGSRTDNNIKYTNHTGPFNYGISYSFGGVAGKFGAGSTFGANVGYEANGLGIQATYYSARDAVHSGALTGANAVGSPLVGTSVGTLTLNNDEDFMVAAKYSFGAATLKGGYERFELKAPSDPAVAGTIVNYYGFSGTLTNNSTPSKNNLYFIGGDYRITPHLDLAAGFYDTQTMQSHGVAGGNQLQYSLVADYRLSQRTDVYAGYMFSKFNGAAFDGFEPTDYIVAAGIRTLF; this is encoded by the coding sequence ATGAAGAAGCATCTGATTACCACGGCCATGTTGAGTTCTTTGATCGGCGCCGCACATGCGGACGACGGAAACAGCGTGACGCTATATGGCGTGCTCGACGTTGCTGTCGGCGCTGTCGAACATAGCGCAGATGCCAGTGCACTATTTCCTGCAACCGTCAATCCGGTAAGCAAAGTGAGCCGTCAGTTTAACCATCCCGTCTATGGGATGTTCAATGGCGGCATGTCTGACTCCCGATGGGGTATCCGTGGCAATGAAAATCTCGGCGGCGGCCTGCACGCATTCTTCGGCCTTGAGTCCGGCATCAATGTGCAGTCTGGCGAACTCAACAACGCGGCGGGTTCGATTGCGGGGACGAACCGCACGGTGGGCGCGGCATCTGCGCTGAACGGACAGTTATTCAACCGGGGGGCGTTCGTCGGCTTGCGCGACGATACATTCGGCTCTGTGGCGCTCGGCCGCACGACGACACTGGGATTCGATACGATCCTCAACTATGACCCGGTATTCGCTTCTCAACTATTCTCCCCGCTTGGCTTCTCAGGTTCGTATTCTGCGGGGGGTATCACGGAAGGATCGCGTACCGATAACAACATCAAATACACGAACCATACAGGTCCTTTCAACTATGGTATCTCATATAGCTTCGGCGGCGTGGCAGGCAAGTTCGGCGCCGGCTCGACGTTCGGCGCAAACGTCGGCTATGAAGCGAACGGCCTCGGGATACAGGCGACTTACTACAGCGCACGGGATGCCGTTCACTCGGGCGCGCTAACGGGTGCGAATGCGGTGGGCAGTCCGCTCGTCGGGACGAGCGTCGGTACATTAACGTTGAATAACGACGAAGACTTCATGGTGGCTGCCAAATATTCGTTCGGCGCTGCAACGCTTAAAGGCGGTTACGAACGTTTCGAACTGAAAGCTCCAAGCGACCCGGCCGTCGCGGGGACAATCGTTAACTACTACGGCTTCTCGGGGACGCTGACCAATAACTCTACTCCGAGCAAGAATAATCTGTATTTCATTGGTGGCGACTACAGGATCACACCACATCTGGATCTGGCGGCAGGTTTCTACGATACGCAGACAATGCAGTCGCACGGCGTGGCAGGCGGCAACCAGCTTCAATATTCGTTGGTCGCGGACTACCGTCTCAGCCAGCGCACCGATGTGTACGCGGGTTACATGTTCTCAAAGTTCAATGGGGCGGCGTTCGACGGATTCGAACCGACGGACTACATCGTAGCCGCCGGCATCCGCACGTTGTTCTAG
- a CDS encoding response regulator transcription factor encodes MPKILTIEDDDLVVEDVVRALTASGFNVDVARTGRDGMAKAMSGDYDVITIDRVLPDLDGLKIVSTMRGVGIETPVLVMSALSNVDQRIQGLRAGGDDYLIKPFSPEEMSARVEVLMRRRPRVGKEETVLRTGPLELDLIRRRVTYRGQELSLQPTELRLLEFMMRHAGQVLTRTMIFEAVWCCRFDPGTNLIDVHVGRLRRKIDVAGDSPLIRTIRGSGYLLG; translated from the coding sequence ATGCCGAAAATTCTCACTATTGAAGATGACGATCTGGTCGTCGAAGATGTGGTTCGCGCCTTGACCGCGAGCGGCTTTAACGTCGATGTTGCCCGAACTGGGCGCGACGGCATGGCCAAGGCCATGTCCGGCGATTATGATGTCATCACGATCGACCGGGTGCTACCCGACCTCGACGGACTGAAGATCGTCTCCACGATGCGCGGCGTCGGGATCGAAACACCCGTACTTGTGATGAGCGCGTTGTCCAATGTGGACCAGCGCATTCAGGGGTTGCGCGCCGGTGGCGACGACTACCTGATAAAACCATTCTCCCCCGAGGAGATGTCCGCTCGCGTCGAAGTGTTGATGCGACGCCGTCCGCGCGTAGGCAAGGAAGAAACGGTGCTGCGTACTGGACCGCTCGAACTCGATCTGATACGCCGTCGCGTTACGTATCGCGGCCAGGAACTGTCACTGCAGCCCACCGAACTACGTTTGCTCGAATTCATGATGCGTCATGCGGGCCAGGTGCTCACCCGTACGATGATCTTCGAGGCGGTATGGTGCTGCCGCTTCGACCCTGGTACGAATCTGATCGATGTGCACGTAGGCCGTTTGCGGCGGAAGATCGATGTGGCTGGCGACTCCCCGCTCATTCGCACCATTCGCGGGTCGGGCTATTTACTGGGATGA
- a CDS encoding LysR family transcriptional regulator yields the protein MNQIQGMRVFMRVVDLNSFALAARQLGMSPAAVTRSINMLEAHLNVRLINRSTRCLSLTEAGTEYLEGCRSIINTLDEIESSLIKTTRSPHGTLRIATSAAFAVTELCELLTAYHQTQPLVDFDITSFDSQIDMIEGSFDVGFVDTRRQSGSSMVSRELVNFDEVLAASPAYLARRGAPAMPTALGSHSLLIVSDGSPRAWELTDGTEIYRVQALRNALRTPSHAVAHAAAVSHLGIALLPTPLIRHDLERGVLVRVLESYPLKDASRTVSIVYAGRTQLTAKVRTFIDFSVGFFRAKGRSVPLRAVA from the coding sequence ATGAACCAGATTCAGGGAATGCGCGTTTTCATGCGAGTGGTTGACCTGAACAGCTTCGCGCTCGCAGCACGTCAGTTGGGTATGTCCCCCGCTGCCGTGACTCGCAGCATCAACATGCTCGAGGCACACCTGAACGTGCGTCTGATCAATCGTTCAACGCGTTGCCTTTCATTGACCGAAGCGGGCACAGAATATCTTGAGGGGTGCCGGAGCATTATCAATACGCTCGACGAGATCGAGTCGAGCCTGATCAAGACGACCCGGTCGCCGCACGGAACGTTGAGGATAGCCACCTCCGCTGCGTTCGCGGTAACAGAGCTTTGCGAACTGCTCACCGCCTATCACCAGACCCAGCCGCTCGTCGACTTCGACATTACGTCGTTTGACTCGCAGATCGACATGATCGAAGGCAGTTTCGATGTAGGATTCGTGGATACGCGCCGCCAATCCGGCTCGTCTATGGTTAGCCGGGAGCTCGTAAATTTCGACGAAGTGCTTGCGGCGTCGCCCGCATATCTTGCGCGGCGCGGCGCGCCCGCCATGCCCACCGCTCTCGGCTCACACAGCCTGCTCATCGTTTCCGATGGCTCCCCACGAGCATGGGAATTGACGGACGGTACGGAAATCTACCGCGTCCAGGCGCTGCGCAATGCACTGCGTACGCCAAGCCATGCGGTAGCGCATGCCGCAGCCGTCAGCCATCTGGGCATCGCCTTGCTGCCAACGCCACTGATCCGCCACGATCTCGAACGAGGCGTGCTGGTGCGCGTTCTCGAGTCATATCCTCTCAAAGACGCATCGCGTACTGTATCGATCGTCTACGCCGGACGCACTCAGTTGACTGCAAAAGTGCGCACGTTCATCGACTTCTCGGTCGGTTTCTTCCGCGCCAAAGGTCGCTCCGTCCCACTTCGTGCTGTGGCCTAA
- a CDS encoding efflux RND transporter periplasmic adaptor subunit, whose product MSTEIDVRSPRRLNHLKLAGIAALLAAAAIVGSGITSRIHSRSEVADWTRAQAIPTVSVVQPRAPVSAQQLVLPGRLAAYINAPIYARVSGYLHAWYADIGTHVKAGQVLGMIDTPDLDQQLQQARADLQNAEANEKLAATTAKRWTLMLSQDSVSQQEADEKAGDLAAKQATVAAQQANVARLEALESFKRIAAPFDGIVTARDTDVGALIDAGGGNRPQLFTVSDAHQLRVYVSVPQSEAASIRTGMSATLTVPERPGMTFDAHLVDTDDAITPSSGTLLVQLAVDNHRGLLIPGEYTEVHFSLPASRRALEVPASALIFSDEGLQIATVDSGGHATLKHVAIATDLGTQVIIGSGLDRADRVIDNPPDSLVDGDAVHVAAAKNPGNDTRATEGSNPGPGEHTHG is encoded by the coding sequence ATGTCCACTGAAATCGACGTCCGTTCGCCGCGACGCCTCAATCACCTGAAGCTGGCCGGTATTGCCGCGCTGCTGGCCGCAGCGGCCATTGTCGGCAGCGGCATTACAAGCCGCATACATAGCCGCTCCGAAGTCGCGGACTGGACCCGGGCGCAGGCAATCCCCACGGTATCGGTCGTGCAGCCGCGCGCGCCCGTCTCTGCCCAACAGCTCGTGCTGCCCGGCCGGCTTGCTGCGTACATCAACGCGCCGATCTATGCGCGGGTGTCCGGCTATCTGCACGCCTGGTATGCGGACATCGGCACCCACGTGAAGGCGGGCCAGGTGCTCGGTATGATCGACACGCCTGATCTCGACCAGCAGTTGCAACAGGCGCGTGCCGATTTGCAGAACGCCGAAGCTAACGAAAAACTCGCAGCCACCACGGCGAAGCGCTGGACCCTGATGCTTTCGCAGGACTCTGTCTCGCAACAGGAAGCCGATGAGAAAGCCGGGGATCTCGCTGCCAAACAGGCCACTGTCGCCGCGCAACAGGCGAATGTCGCGCGCCTTGAAGCGCTTGAATCGTTCAAGCGCATTGCTGCGCCGTTCGATGGCATCGTGACCGCGCGCGACACGGACGTTGGCGCATTAATTGACGCCGGCGGAGGCAACCGCCCCCAACTCTTCACCGTGTCAGATGCGCACCAGCTGCGCGTCTATGTGAGCGTCCCGCAAAGCGAAGCCGCCTCGATCCGCACCGGCATGAGCGCGACGCTCACCGTGCCCGAGCGGCCGGGGATGACTTTCGACGCCCATCTCGTCGATACCGACGATGCCATCACGCCATCTTCAGGCACGCTGCTCGTACAACTCGCGGTCGACAACCATCGAGGCCTGCTCATCCCCGGCGAGTACACCGAGGTGCATTTCTCGCTGCCCGCGAGCAGGCGCGCATTGGAGGTCCCAGCGAGCGCGTTGATCTTCAGCGACGAAGGGCTTCAGATAGCTACTGTCGACAGTGGCGGACATGCGACTCTCAAGCACGTTGCGATCGCGACCGACCTTGGCACACAAGTCATTATCGGGTCTGGACTCGATCGCGCCGACCGCGTGATCGACAACCCGCCCGACTCGCTCGTCGATGGCGATGCCGTCCACGTCGCGGCCGCAAAGAACCCTGGTAACGACACGCGTGCAACGGAAGGCTCGAACCCGGGGCCGGGGGAGCACACGCATGGCTAG
- a CDS encoding DUF4148 domain-containing protein: MKRNLIFFITASTIVVSWGTAFAQSNASPQGPSLLPATTGTMLQSGEIQGGQWVLPDSNEQGKTRAQVKQELIRARQDGQLAWLNKTIYAHH, from the coding sequence ATGAAGCGAAACCTGATCTTCTTTATCACGGCGTCGACGATCGTCGTTTCCTGGGGAACCGCGTTCGCGCAATCGAACGCATCGCCGCAGGGGCCTTCATTATTGCCCGCCACTACGGGCACGATGCTCCAATCAGGTGAAATCCAGGGGGGGCAATGGGTTCTCCCGGATAGCAACGAGCAAGGGAAGACCCGTGCGCAGGTGAAACAGGAACTGATTCGGGCGCGGCAGGACGGCCAACTCGCCTGGCTAAACAAAACGATCTATGCACATCACTGA